The following coding sequences are from one Candidatus Nitrosopumilus sp. SW window:
- a CDS encoding tetratricopeptide repeat protein, protein MVGLFKHPKRKIKKLITQGNYEDAIQLGKSLESEYSNDHDFMFIMGSVYFLVDEPKKALPYFEKAFQLNQTDIEMLRLKTNVHLALEQKSEAIDCCEQILKVDPKNHEAHDLLDQLERL, encoded by the coding sequence ATGGTTGGTCTTTTCAAACATCCTAAACGAAAAATAAAAAAATTGATAACTCAGGGAAATTATGAAGATGCAATCCAACTGGGAAAAAGTTTAGAATCTGAATACTCTAATGATCATGATTTTATGTTCATTATGGGAAGTGTCTACTTTTTAGTTGATGAACCAAAAAAGGCTTTGCCCTATTTTGAAAAAGCATTCCAACTCAACCAAACAGATATTGAAATGCTTAGACTCAAAACTAATGTTCACTTGGCCTTGGAACAAAAATCTGAAGCCATTGATTGTTGTGAACAAATTCTAAAAGTTGATCCAAAAAATCATGAGGCTCATGATTTACTTGATCAACTGGAAAGATTATAG
- a CDS encoding peptidase produces the protein MVFLLGTLMIPSAFAQIQSGGVDKEGTWYVGEGLKHGDYFSYNMCHVDYKECAEFGLDMWIKGDKQVGTETKWLAEVVVYDGNKVIVGEMELGKIAPEPTGGSPELGVYRGAFKSSVAWLSAFATSDDSAGGKGPKAFSATSWGKIGNIGGEQVLPKLIEEITISSGTWDTVQIGWKTGGYLSKVWIVDEFPFPVKAHTLTHVSEGIPPAEYKFELLDYKENVSTSPFSGIVSTADTFSAQGCDTDFERDVAIKKPTSNFDYQIHVFYGPEEPVQGCEMQWLIKFISKFDDTEFLNQVQFDFLVVDDNLTPLRSMAQEEGRQYLYSPSGQYIMDMVVQEPPGKANYVIWIYGLAPEGIVPSSSSDYVEIPVTIFAGEGSTPVVPPVDTTPQKIPEWIKNNAGWWADGSIDDNSFVQGIQFLIKEGIMKIPPTAQGTGSSNEIPSWIKQNAAWWADGSIDDNSFVQGIQFLIKEGIMRISS, from the coding sequence ATGGTGTTCCTTTTAGGGACATTGATGATCCCTTCGGCATTTGCTCAAATCCAATCTGGCGGTGTTGATAAAGAGGGAACTTGGTATGTTGGAGAGGGTCTCAAACATGGTGATTATTTTTCTTATAACATGTGTCATGTAGACTACAAAGAATGTGCTGAATTTGGTCTTGATATGTGGATAAAAGGTGACAAGCAAGTTGGGACTGAGACAAAGTGGTTAGCTGAAGTTGTTGTTTATGATGGTAACAAAGTAATTGTTGGTGAAATGGAATTAGGAAAGATTGCACCTGAACCAACCGGTGGAAGTCCAGAATTAGGTGTGTATAGAGGTGCATTCAAATCCTCAGTTGCATGGTTATCTGCATTTGCAACATCTGATGATAGTGCAGGTGGAAAAGGACCAAAAGCATTTAGCGCTACTTCTTGGGGAAAAATTGGAAACATTGGTGGAGAACAAGTTCTTCCTAAACTAATAGAAGAAATTACAATTTCATCTGGAACTTGGGATACTGTTCAAATTGGTTGGAAAACTGGTGGTTATCTAAGTAAAGTATGGATTGTTGACGAGTTTCCATTTCCTGTAAAAGCTCATACATTAACTCATGTATCTGAAGGAATTCCTCCAGCTGAATACAAATTTGAATTACTTGATTACAAAGAAAACGTCTCTACAAGTCCTTTCTCAGGAATTGTATCTACTGCTGATACTTTTTCAGCTCAAGGATGTGATACTGACTTTGAAAGAGATGTTGCTATAAAGAAACCTACATCTAATTTTGATTACCAGATTCATGTATTTTATGGTCCTGAAGAACCTGTTCAAGGATGTGAGATGCAATGGCTCATAAAATTTATCAGTAAATTTGATGACACCGAATTTTTGAATCAAGTGCAATTTGATTTTCTAGTTGTAGATGATAACTTGACTCCATTACGTTCTATGGCACAAGAAGAAGGAAGACAATATCTCTATTCTCCATCTGGTCAATACATAATGGATATGGTGGTTCAAGAACCTCCAGGTAAGGCAAATTATGTTATCTGGATTTATGGATTAGCTCCTGAAGGAATTGTACCTTCTTCTTCTTCAGATTATGTTGAAATTCCAGTAACTATCTTTGCTGGTGAAGGAAGCACACCTGTTGTCCCTCCTGTAGATACAACTCCTCAAAAAATACCTGAATGGATTAAGAATAATGCAGGATGGTGGGCAGATGGCTCAATTGATGATAACTCCTTTGTTCAAGGAATTCAATTCTTAATCAAAGAAGGAATAATGAAAATCCCTCCAACTGCACAAGGTACAGGCTCTTCCAATGAAATCCCATCCTGGATTAAACAAAACGCTGCATGGTGGGCAGATGGCTCAATTGATGATAACTCCTTTGTTCAAGGAATTCAATTCTTAATCAAAGAAGGAATCATGAGAATTTCTTCATAA